In Kazachstania africana CBS 2517 chromosome 4, complete genome, the following are encoded in one genomic region:
- the AVT4 gene encoding Avt4p (similar to Saccharomyces cerevisiae AVT4 (YNL101W); ancestral locus Anc_2.177): MSANTWKTGEDSENDLQPNGANNSKKKYIRIPKHRDCSFLPSSSNTRKLSPSKSSMIIPSSSTNLDSHVFIDIKSPSFKSHIREEEGIINSLRNDFLNERFTTKPNSYDSNLSAHTSSSYVTSVPSEKSNLSVVGGDITRDIYKLAQSNEEKGLRKVKSFEDLASISSRAPNDTSASSINVPGGFRREFIVKKMRNSNQNSRRNSNKRQESNVSSFTSSVESDGDNLIDKVPFLTRNFLEFLYLYGHFAGESFEDDFFDEDDNYNESLTFEEERSPLVTGLTLPDSVTRANVETIKGTTSTRKAFLLLLKSFVGTGVLFLPDAFHNGGLAFSIIVLTLVGLYSYWCYYILVQTKVKVKACSFGDIGSQLYGKWMKSVILVAIFVSQLGFSAAYMIFTAKNLGAFLQNIFHLKDFNLGYIMIIQLIFFVPLSFIRNISKLSLPSLIANVFIMLGLLIILIFASKHLFLDLGVHPAAGVEYGIDPRRWTLFVGTAIFSFEGIGLIIPVQDSMKRPEKFSLVLKLVMITTTIIFITIATVGYLAYGSEIQTVVLLNLPQGNLFVNLIQFLYSLAIMLSTPLQLFPAIKILEGKVFYRYNKKVSRQLSGEANESTKGGSYSGKSNMKIKWLKNLLRSTIVVGAILIAYLGMDSLDKVVSIIGSFCCLPLVFILPPLLHMKSCMDSSRDDNKHTILVDRVLIACGIVAMFYTSYQSLFT, from the coding sequence ATGTCAGCTAATACATGGAAGACTGGTGAGGACAGTGAAAATGATCTGCAACCTAATGGAGCtaataattcaaagaagaaatatatCAGGATACCAAAACATAGGGATTGTAGCTTCTTGCCTAGTTCGTCAAATACTAGAAAGCTTTCGCCCAGTAAGTCTAGTATGATCATACCATCTTCTAGCACGAATTTAGATTCTCACGTTTTTATAGATATAAAATCACCGAGCTTCAAGAGTCATATCAGAGAGGAAGAAGGGATTATAAATAGTCTCCGTaatgattttttaaatgaaCGGTTCACTACAAAGCCAAACTCATATGATAGTAATTTGAGTGCTCACACATCGTCTTCATACGTTACATCAGTTCCAAGTGAAAAGTCGAACTTATCTGTTGTTGGTGGAGATATTACAAGAGATATATACAAGCTAGCTCAATCTAACGAAGAAAAAGGGCTTAGAAAAGTGAAGTCATTTGAAGACTTAGCTTCTATATCATCAAGGGCACCAAATGACACTTCTGCAAGTTCAATAAATGTTCCTGGCGGTTTTAGGAGAGAGTTTATTGTAAAAAAGATGAGGAATTCTAatcaaaattcaagaagaaacagTAATAAAAGACAAGAGAGTAATGTATCATCTTTTACATCATCAGTAGAATCTGATGGTGACaatttgattgataaaGTACCTTTTTTGACAAGGAATTTTCTCGAATTTCTCTATTTATATGGTCATTTTGCAGGTGAATCCTTCGAGGACGATTTTTTCGACGAAGATGACAACTATAATGAATCATTAACTTTTGAGGAAGAGAGGTCACCTCTAGTCACCGGCCTCACTCTGCCTGATTCTGTCACAAGAGCGAACGTAGAAACTATTAAGGGTACAACTTCAACAAGAAAGGCAtttttactattattaAAGTCCTTTGTTGGAACTGGtgttctttttcttcctgATGCTTTCCACAATGGTGGCCTAGCATTTTCTATTATTGTTTTAACACTGGTGGGTCTCTACTCTTACTGGTGTTATTATATTCTCGTTCAAACTAAAGTCAAAGTGAAGGCATGTTCTTTTGGTGATATTGGCTCGCAGCTGTATGGAAAATGGATGAAATCTGTAATTCTTGTGGCTATCTTTGTAAGTCAGCTAGGATTTTCTGCAGCTTATATGATATTCACGGCAAAAAATTTGGGGGcatttttacaaaatatatttcatCTTAAAGACTTCAATCTGGGGTATATTATGATAATCCagctaattttttttgtacCACTATCATTCATAAggaatatatcaaaattatcattacCTTCATTGATTGCCAATGTGTTCATAATGTTAGGGCTTCTAATTATACTAATTTTTGCATCAAaacatttatttttagatttaGGTGTACATCCCGCAGCAGGTGTGGAGTACGGAATTGATCCGAGAAGATGGACACTATTTGTAGGGActgcaattttttcttttgaaggCATAGGACTGATCATTCCTGTGCAGGATTCAATGAAACGGCCGGAAAAGTTTTCCCTGGTATTGAAACTAGTAATGATTACTACAACGATCATCTTTATAACTATTGCAACAGTTGGTTATTTGGCATATGGTTCCGAAATTCAAACGGTTGTGCTTTTGAATCTCCCACAGGGCAATTTGTTCGTCAATCTAATCCAATTTCTTTACTCCTTAGCTATCATGCTCTCTACTCCATTACAACTTTTCCCAGCAATAAAGATACTGGAAGGTAAGGTTTTTTATAGGTATAATAAAAAGGTGTCAAGACAACTGAGTGGCGAAGCCAACGAAAGTACCAAAGGCGGTTCTTATTCTGGTAAATCTAATATGAAAATCAAATGgctaaaaaatttattaagGTCAACCATTGTTGTAGGTGCTATTTTAATAGCCTACCTAGGGATGGACTCATTGGATAAAGTTGTGTCTATAATAGGTTCGTTTTGCTGCTTACCACTGGTATTTATTTTACCACCTCTACTGCACATGAAAAGCTGCATGGACAGCAGCAGAGATGATAATAAACATACTATTTTGGTAGATCGAGTATTAATAGCATGTGGTATTGTCGCTATGTTTTATACGTCTTACCAAAGCTTATTTACATGA
- the MET4 gene encoding Met4p (similar to Saccharomyces cerevisiae MET4 (YNL103W); ancestral locus Anc_2.174) yields the protein MSQHPSSYKSDYLNIYGKDEDPHREAQGKRKRPKHEQTSLSTSEFLQDTHDATLTPNILLEQLAYVDNFIPSLDQDFVNLDSWVLNESTSSSANNLNNFGLDEQLAVELSAFADDSFIFPDEDKAQNHDDGNDNDAADDDSDHNNHNNVSNGKDIRNNDASNKDEFNDNNGINNGEDEKNKRKSHFLTQRRNTFLTSQYDHSKSRFSCKNRKENVNNNNNNLNNNEGFMNNIGTITEEPSNSGISPSQDHGSFTNFEVETSNIDEQIRRGSLNSNAYHQPSIFSPLTNLVATSSSLSTVPHAPSAIARESSTSVSTIEMPDYSNIPTSTLTSLLPRIKVPQGAYSVLLNHGLQNDQIDAIAAVIAYYEQEKSKNPHNFGRQRVIKDEGNNLSVLLKLLFGESVEDQNKIRTKEDESLIESWKQETKDFENNFMKNRANNEVTPMASQSPIETEPIQTKKVDTIPIKPHQRKKVKEKELEKSIQELNELSVNLQQKIHTLEMENKLLKNLVMSSGEINGAEAAEHIKQNLLKKATDDK from the coding sequence ATGAGTCAACATCCGTCTTCATATAAGAGCGATTACCTCAACATATATGGCAAAGACGAAGATCCACATCGAGAAGCGCAAGGCAAAAGGAAACGTCCAAAACATGAGCAGACAAGTTTGAGTACTTCTGAATTTCTCCAGGATACTCACGATGCAACATTAACTCCAAATATTCTTCTAGAACAACTAGCTTACGTAGATAACTTCATTCCTTCATTGGACCAAGATTTCGTCAACCTGGATTCATGGGTTCTAAACGAATCCACGTCTTCAAGTgcaaataatttgaataatttcGGACTAGATGAACAACTAGCCGTTGAATTAAGTGCATTTGCCGACGATTCCTTCATATTTCCTGATGAAGATAAGGCTCAGAACCATGATGATGGAAATGATAATGACGCCGCTGATGATGATAGTGATCATAATAATCATAACAATGTGAGCAACGGTAAAGATATCCGTAATAATGATGCTTCtaataaagatgaattcaaCGATAACAATGGAATAAATAATGGTGaggatgaaaaaaataaaagaaaatctcATTTTTTGACCCAAAGAAGGAACACTTTCTTAACATCCCAATACGACCATTCCAAATCAAGATTCTCCTGTAAAaacagaaaagaaaatgtaaataataataacaacaatctcaataataatgaaggtTTCATGAACAATATCGGTACTATAACTGAAGAACCGTCAAATTCAGGTATATCTCCCTCCCAGGATCATGGAAGTTTCACCAATTTCGAAGTAGAAACATCTAATATTGATGAGCAAATAAGAAGAGGAAGTCTCAATTCTAATGCTTATCACCAACCTTCGATTTTTTCTCCCTTGACAAACTTGGTAGCAACTAGCTCATCTTTATCAACAGTCCCCCATGCACCATCGGCAATCGCACGCGAATCATCAACATCTGTATCCACCATCGAAATGCCAGATTACTCTAATATTCCTACTTCAACATTAACATCATTGTTACCTCGCATTAAAGTTCCGCAAGGGGCATACAGTGTATTGCTCAATCATGGGTTACAGAATGACCAAATTGATGCAATTGCAGCAGTTATTGCCTACtatgaacaagaaaaatcaaaaaatccTCATAATTTTGGCCGCCAACGAGTCATAAAAGACGAAGGTAATAATTTATCTGTGCTATTAAAGTTATTATTTGGGGAATCCGTTGaagatcaaaataaaattcgtaccaaagaagatgaatcTCTGATCGAATCATGGAAGcaagaaacaaaagattttgagaataattttatgaaaaataGAGCAAATAACGAAGTTACACCGATGGCATCGCAAAGCCCCATAGAGACTGAACCAATCCAAACCAAAAAAGTAGATACAATACCCATTAAACCACATCAGAGGAAAAAAGTCAAGGAGAAGGAACTGGAAAAATCTATACAAGAATTAAATGAGCTTTCAGTGAATCTGCAACAAAAAATACATACATTGGAGATGGAAAACAAGCTCCTCAAGAATTTAGTTATGAGTAGTGGAGAAATTAATGGAGCTGAAGCTGCCGAGCACATAAAACAAAATCTTCTCAAGAAAGCTACTGACGATAAGTAA
- the POL1 gene encoding DNA-directed DNA polymerase alpha catalytic subunit POL1 (similar to Saccharomyces cerevisiae POL1 (YNL102W); ancestral locus Anc_2.176) translates to MSSDKLAKLKKLQAARKGKAETTNSTSDEEDFDRVYDEVDEKQYLDLKRKQLLQDDFIVDDDGVGYVDRGVEDDSIYYSDEYDNEDYSSNKKKKRKEPRKEEHQIGSLLRSQHTRKILASSNSIKPKKAIAVDEFDDILGEFDSDNMKDAQRNKLQVKLPSSPTAQAAQKRLLNQAAGSILKKPKIEMNSSPLKNQIANSKINDSLDDLLHDVEASPTMVKKTKEISQTETDINSSTTGVGKTARSDDEDSDDELIFKRRPLRSANVSRQVNFNSKSNPGTSPFVTAPGTPINQGLKNTSKKTLHYTLSEPLEFSFKYSKNQIIDPATDSFQMFWLDFVEINNSLILFGKVKANDGNLVSAMVQINELNRELFFLPREGHSAAEIHEEIIPLLMEKYGLANIRAKPQKMKYAFELPDIPHETEYLKVLLPFNCPKNSNDLIPPDLCSETFSHVFGGNSNIFESFVVQNKIMGPCWLEIKNGDFSSLKNASNCSSEVAVDIQNIKVIEKKAICNLKCVSLAVQTMMNPVENKQEIVSITLSTYKTISLESPIPEDIKADEVVTLVRPLEDSGFPVGFGSLAKQKLPGELRIFNNEKSLLSCFCAMMKVMDADVLIGHRLESVYLDVLVHRLYDLKVPTFSSLGRRTRKEWPNNFGRSQSSLNRFFTQELVAGRLVCDIGNEMGQSLTPKCQSWDLAEMYKVTCDKDHKSLDINFQNPQYRSEVNSMVMAFQENITNSFIAAEVSFRIQLLSLTKQLTNLAGNAWSQTLGGTRSLRNEYILLHEFARNGYVVPDKESRQARTQRMKKNSANDADDTAPSSKAKYQGGLVFDPEKGLHKNYVLVMDFNSLYPSIIQEFNICFTTVQRNLHDINEMPEVPGEDNVQGVLPRLLANLVARRREVKKIMKTEMDPHKLAQCDIRQQALKLTANSMYGCLGYVNSRFYAKPLAMLVTNKGREILMNTRQLAESMNLLVVYGDTDSVMIDTGCDSYADAIKIGQNFKRLVNERYKLLEIDIDNVFKRLLLHAKKKYAALNVSIDKAGNENTVLEVKGLDMKRREFCPLSKDVSTYVLSHLLSDKDPETALQEIYAYLEEIKSKVENNQIRADKYKINTKLSKDPSAYPGAKTMPAVQVALKMRKAGRVVKAGSVITFVITKQNDGANDGKKDGETMHFAERAYALNEVMIKSNNLVPDPDYYLEKQIFSPVERLLERIEGFDVVRLSNALGLESKKFLKRYNDDVTGNSINNLQPLETTISDVERFATSAILELSCPMCSKQFPFGGIVASNYYKMCFNGIQCKGCDHILSPIQLTAQLEATIRVHISLYYAGWLICDDLACGTVTRQMSVFGKRCLNEGCTGVMRYKYSDKQLYNQLLYFDSLFDIEKNKKEELKPIYHDGDMDFPNEALTESSIRALAEQNRELFEISRSVIQKYLSECGRRYVDMGGIFDFMSA, encoded by the coding sequence ATGAGCTCTGATAAGTTAGCAAAgctaaaaaaattacaggCTGCTCGTAAAGGTAAGGCAGAGACAACGAATAGTACtagtgatgaagaagattttgatcGTGTCTACGATGAAGTAGACGAAAAACAGTACCTCGActtaaaaagaaagcaaTTGCTGCAAGATGATTTTATTGTCGATGATGATGGCGTGGGGTACGTCGATCGTGGTGTGGAAGATGACTCTATCTATTATAGTGATGAATACGATAATGAAGACTATAGTTccaataaaaagaaaaaaagaaaggagccaagaaaagaagagcATCAAATTGGATCATTATTGCGTTCTCAGCATACAAGAAAGATCCTTGCATCCAGTAACAGCATCAAACCAAAGAAAGCAATTGCtgttgatgaatttgacgACATTTTAGGAGAGTTCGACAGTGATAATATGAAGGATGCACAGAGAAATAAGCTTCAGGTCAAGCTTCCTTCTTCTCCAACTGCACAAGCTGCTCAAAAAAGGCTGTTGAATCAAGCAGCTGGAAgcatattgaaaaagccAAAAATCGAAATGAATTCTTCacctttgaaaaatcaaatagcCAACTCCAAAATCAATGACTCTCTGGATGATTTGCTACATGACGTCGAAGCTTCTCCCACAATggtaaaaaaaacaaaagaaataagCCAGACTGAAACTGATATCAATAGTTCTACCACAGGAGTAGGAAAAACTGCTAGatctgatgatgaagatagTGACGACGAattaattttcaaaagaaggCCGCTAAGAAGTGCCAATGTGTCAAGGCAGGTGAATTTTAATTCGAAAAGTAACCCTGGCACATCACCTTTTGTCACAGCACCAGGTACACCGATTAATCAGGGTTTGAAGAATACCTCCAAAAAAACACTTCATTACACATTATCTGAACCActtgaattttcattcaaatattcaaaaaacCAAATAATAGATCCTGCAACAGACTCCTTTCAGATGTTTTGGcttgattttgttgaaattaataattcaCTGATCCTATTTGGAAAAGTCAAAGCTAACGATGGAAACCTTGTATCTGCCATGGTTCAAATCAATGAGTTAAATAGAGAACTCTTCTTTTTACCACGTGAAGGACATAGCGCTGCTGAGATCCATGAAGAAATCATCCCATTATTAATGGAAAAATATGGACTAGCTAATATCCGTGCCAAACctcagaaaatgaaatacGCCTTTGAATTGCCTGATATTCCACATGAAACAGAATACTTGAAAGTGCTGTTACCTTTCAATTGCCCaaaaaatagtaatgaTTTAATCCCACCTGATTTATGCAGTGAAACCTTCTCACATGTTTTCGGTGGAAACTCTAATATTTTCGAAAGTTTCGTCGTCCAGAACAAAATCATGGGCCCTTGTTGGCTAGAAATTAAGAATGGGGATTTTAGCTCACTCAAAAACGCTTCCAACTGCTCTTCTGAGGTTGCAGTAGATATTCAGAACATCAAGGTGATAGAGAAGAAGGCAATATGCAACTTGAAATGTGTATCTTTGGCCGTCCAAACGATGATGAATCCAgttgaaaataaacaagaaattgtaTCTATCACATTATCAACTTATAAAACTATTTCCTTAGAGTCTCCAATACCCGAAGACATCAAAGCAGACGAAGTGGTAACATTAGTGAGACCTCTTGAAGATTCAGGCTTTCCAGTAGGTTTTGGTTCTTTGGCCAAGCAAAAACTTCCTGGAGAATTGCGgatattcaataatgaaaaatctttGTTGTCTTGTTTTTGCGCAATGATGAAGGTTATGGATGCTGATGTTTTAATTGGTCATAGACTAGAATCTGTATACTTAGACGTGCTTGTACACAGGCTTTATGACTTAAAGGTTCCTACTTTCAGTTCATTAGGTCGTCGTACAAGAAAGGAGTGGCCAAATAACTTTGGAAGGTCTCAGTCCTCGTTGAATAGATTTTTCACTCAGGAGTTGGTAGCTGGTAGGTTGGTTTGTGATATTGGTAATGAAATGGGTCAGTCATTGACACCGAAATGTCAAAGTTGGGATTTAGCTGAAATGTATAAAGTTACGTGCGATAAGGACCACAAATCGCTTGATATCAACTTCCAGAACCCACAATATCGTTCTGAGGTAAATAGCATGGTTATGGCATTTCAAGAGAATATTACTAATTCTTTTATTGCCGCGGAAGTCTCTTTCAGAATTCAGTTACTTTCACTAACGAAGCAGTTGACAAACCTGGCCGGTAATGCATGGTCTCAGACTTTGGGAGGTACAAGGTCTCTTAGAAATGAGTACATTTTACTACATGAATTCGCTAGAAATGGCTATGTCGTACCAGATAAAGAAAGTAGACAGGCTAGGACtcaaagaatgaaaaaaaattcagcCAATGATGCAGATGACACTGCGCCTAGTTCCAAAGCAAAGTACCAAGGTGGTCTTGTTTTTGACCCCGAAAAGGGTTTACACAAAAATTACGTCTTGGTTATGGATTTCAACTCTCTATACCCTTCcattattcaagaattcAACATTTGTTTTACCACAGTTCAAAGAAACTTACAtgatataaatgaaatgCCTGAAGTTCCAGGTGAAGACAATGTCCAAGGTGTTTTACCACGTTTATTGGCCAATTTGGTTGCACGTCGTCGTGAGGTCAAAAAGATTATGAAAACAGAAATGGATCCGCATAAACTTGCACAGTGCGATATCAGGCAGCAAGCCCTAAAGCTCACAGCTAACTCTATGTACGGTTGCTTAGGTTATGTTAATAGTAGATTCTATGCCAAGCCGTTAGCTATGCTAGTTACTAATAAAGGTAgggaaattttgatgaatacAAGACAATTGGCTGAAAGTATGAACCTTCTTGTTGTCTACGGTGATACCGATTCTGTTATGATAGATACTGGATGTGATAGTTACGCAGACGCAATAAAGATAGGTCAAAACTTCAAGAGGTTAGTTAATGAGCGTTATAAGTTGTtagaaattgatattgataatgtTTTTAAAAGACTATTACTTCatgcaaagaaaaaatatgccGCATTAAATGTCTCAATTGACAAAGCTGGGAATGAAAATACCGTACTTGAGGTTAAAGGTTTAGATATGAAACGTCGTGAATTTTGCCCATTGTCAAAAGATGTCTCCACGTATGTATTGAGCCATCTCCTTTCTGACAAGGATCCTGAAACGGCATTACAAGAAATATATGCATATTTAGAGGAGATTAAATCTAAGGTGGAAAATAATCAAATCAGAGCCGATAAGTACAAAATCAATACGAAACTCTCGAAAGATCCTAGCGCATATCCTGGTGCCAAAACCATGCCTGCAGTTCAAGTAGCTTTGAAAATGCGTAAAGCGGGTAGAGTTGTTAAGGCAGGTAGTGTTATTACATTTGTAATTACCAAACAAAATGATGGTGCAAATGATGGTAAGAAGGATGGAGAAACCATGCACTTTGCTGAAAGAGCTTATGCGTTGAATGAGGTAATGATAAAAAGCAATAATTTAGTACCAGATCCAGATTACTATTTAGAAAAGCAAATATTTTCACCTGTTGAAAGGCTTCTGGAGAGAATTGAAGGTTTTGATGTTGTTCGTTTGAGTAATGCCTTAGGGTTAGAAAGTaaaaagtttttgaaaaggtATAACGACGATGTGACAGGTAATTCAATAAACAATCTGCAACCTTTAGAAACTACAATTTCAGATGTAGAAAGATTCGCAACGTCGGCCATTCTAGAACTGAGTTGTCCAATGTGCTCCAAGCAGTTCCCATTTGGGGGAATTGTCGCCTCAAATTACTATAAAATGTGCTTCAATGGTATACAATGTAAGGGATGTGACCATATTTTATCACCAATTCAACTGACAGCGCAGTTAGAGGCTACAATTAGAGTACATATATCACTATATTACGCCGGTTGGCTGATATGTGATGATTTGGCATGTGGCACTGTCACTAGGCAAATGTCCGTGTTCGGTAAGAGATGCTTGAATGAAGGATGTACAGGAGTTATGAGATACAAGTATTCGGACAAGCAATTATACAACCAACTCCTCTATTTCGATtctttatttgatattgaaaaaaacaaaaaagaagagtTGAAGCCTATATACCACGACGGTGACATGGACTTTCCTAATGAGGCATTGACTGAGTCGTCCATTCGGGCCCTCGCAGAACAGAATAgagaattatttgaaataagTCGTAGTGTGATACAGAAATATCTCAGTGAATGTGGTCGTCGCTACGTCGACATGGGTGGGATTTTCGATTTCATGTCGGCCTAA
- the MIC27 gene encoding Mic27p (similar to Saccharomyces cerevisiae YNL100W; ancestral locus Anc_2.178) has translation MGGYYSSFNNTLNDPAAGLPLIFRPLKDVSWLSITMLHNGNLITESRPATKWINGKRQVMIKKYMSIKSLFLEQRARTNQKYEHARGFLMDRIFDNEVENKDYFVPGSILALGSFFLGRIISSKGNYKVRLGKAPSSNLFFSRIITSSPSRVIMPGLLAGLTLYAWIPETTKNFGRIFEGNVLRNRWMGQYVNSWKDKYKKIMPNETFSWVDFRRNRLPSRIRTFRKQLINEFHGSSSY, from the coding sequence ATGGGTGGGTACTattcatctttcaataatactCTAAATGATCCAGCAGCAGGCCTTCCCTTAATTTTTCGTCCATTAAAGGATGTCAGTTGGCTCTCGATTACTATGTTACATAATGGAAATTTGATAACAGAGTCACGACCTGCAACTAAATGGATTAATGGGAAACGACAAGTGATGATTAAGAAATACATGAGCATCAAAAGCCTTTTTTTGGAGCAGAGAGCCCGTACCAATCAAAAATACGAACATGCTCGAGGTTTTTTGATGGAcagaatatttgataacGAAGTAGAAAATAAGGACTATTTTGTGCCAGGGTCTATTTTAGCATTGGGCTCGTTTTTCTTGGGAAGAATAATCAGTAGCAAAGGGAATTATAAAGTGCGTTTGGGAAAAGCACCTTCATCGAACTtatttttctcgagaatCATAACCAGTTCACCCTCTAGAGTTATTATGCCGGGACTATTGGCTGGGCTGACTTTGTATGCTTGGATACCAGAAactacaaaaaattttggcaGAATATTTGAGGGGAACGTTTTACGCAATAGATGGATGGGACAGTATGTCAATTCTTGGAAAGATAagtataaaaaaataatgccCAACGAGACCTTCTCTTGGGTTGACTTCAGGCGTAATAGATTGCCATCTAGAATAAGGACGTTTCGGAAGCAACTTATAAACGAATTCCATGGTTCGTCATCTTATTAA
- the OST2 gene encoding dolichyl-diphosphooligosaccharide-protein glycotransferase (similar to Saccharomyces cerevisiae OST2 (YOR103C); ancestral locus Anc_2.181), which translates to MAGPRQLKKDSKSESKTTTASSITKDFAEAFNLSIDSYFKQVNSNNKLKLIDIFAFFLVLIALIQFVFVCLIRDNFPFNAFLAGFIICVGQFILLMCLRMQLLSPFEGISTNRAFGEFVLASLLLHFICLHFIN; encoded by the coding sequence ATGGCAGGGCCTAGacaattaaaaaaagattcaaaatcagaATCGAAAACTACCACAGCATCTAGCATAACAAAAGATTTTGCAGAGGCATTCAATTTATCGATTGACTCGTATTTTAAACAAGtcaatagtaataataagttgaaattgattgacATATTTGCTTTTTTCCTGGTATTAATTGCTCTTATTCAATTTGTCTTTGTATGTCTGATTAGGGACAACTTCCCATTCAATGCTTTCCTAGCAGGCTTCATAATATGTGTTGGCCAATTCATACTATTGATGTGTTTAAGAATGCAGTTATTAAGTCCATTTGAAGGTATCAGTACAAACAGAGCATTTGGAGAATTTGTTTTAGCTAGTTTACTGTTACATTTTATTTGCTTAcattttatcaattga
- the OCA1 gene encoding putative tyrosine protein phosphatase OCA1 (similar to Saccharomyces cerevisiae OCA1 (YNL099C); ancestral locus Anc_2.180) has product MEQIKSIEEEQYINEKPLLQEEEEEEDDDEEEEGTIYINEETELGREKIFISHAPEERIVPPLNFCPVERYLYRSGQPSPVNFPFLLNLNLKTIIWLANEEPQDSLLEFCDNYNISLQFAAINPDGGEDDNPWDGLTEHSIINALKTIVNVSNYPLLVCCGMGRHRTGTVIGCLRRIMGWNLASVSEEYRRFTGSRGGRILVELLIEAFDTKLVNIDESEAPEWLVKAIT; this is encoded by the coding sequence ATGGAACAAATAAAAAgtattgaagaagaacagtatataaatgaaaagCCGCTGCTacaggaagaagaagaagaagaagatgatgatgaagaagaagaaggtactatatatatcaatgaagaaactgaaTTAGGTCGggaaaaaatattcatatcACACGCACCTGAGGAACGTATAGTACCTCcattaaatttttgtcCAGTAGAGAGATATTTGTACAGGTCAGGTCAACCTTCCCCGGttaattttccatttttactaaatctaaatttaaaaaCCATTATTTGGTTAGCTAATGAAGAACCACAGGATTCTTTACTGGAATTTTGTGATAATTATAACATAAGTTTACAATTTGCGGCTATCAACCCAGATGGTGGCGAAGACGACAATCCATGGGATGGTTTGACTGAACACTCAATAATAAATGCGTTAAAAACTATAGTGAATGTTAGCAACTATCCTCTTCTTGTATGTTGCGGGATGGGCAGGCATAGAACTGGTACTGTCATTGGTTGTCTACGAAGAATTATGGGTTGGAATCTAGCGAGTGTTTCAGAAGAATATAGAAGATTTACAGGAAGCAGAGGGGGGAGAATTCTGGTTGAGTTACTTATAGAAGCATTTGACACCAAGCTAGtaaatattgatgaaagtgAGGCCCCAGAATGGCTTGTAAAAGCAATAACTTAG